The genomic window GGAAGCAGCTGTACGGCGAGAGCGAAGGCAAAGACAACAAGGGCATCTACCCGGCGTCGGTCGACTTCAGCACCGATCTGCACTCCATGGGGCAGTTCATTCAAGAGGGTACGCGCAACTTGTTCGAAACCGTCATCCAGGTGGAAAAGGCGGCGATCGAGCTGAACGTTCCCCACGATCCGGAAAACGTCGACGGACTGAACTTCTTGTCCGGCCAATCGATCGACTTCGTCAACAAGAAGGCGTTCCAAGGCACGCTGCTCGCGCACACGGACGGCAACGTGCCGAACACGGTCGTGACGCTCGCGGACACGAAGCCGTATACGTTCGGACATTTGGTGTATTTCTTCGAAAAGGCTTGCGGCGTCAGCGGCTACCTGCTCGGCGTCAATCCGTTCGACCAGCCGGGCGTCGAAGCGTACAAGGTCAACATGTTCGCGCTGCTCGGCAAGCCGGGCTTCGAAGCGAAGAAGGCGGAGCTCGAAGCGAGACTGCGCGGGTTGTAAGAGAAGAGCGGGCGTACAGGCTCACTCGGCGGGGACGCCGGGTGGGCCGTTTTCCGTAAAAAGGGGAGATCGGAATGAATTTGCCTTATTATCGGACGGTTCGTGCATACGGGGAAGCCGAAATCGTCATCAAGCGGTCGCAGTTCATCGGCCACGCCAAGCCGGTCGACACCGAGGAAGAGGCGGTCGCCTTCATCGAGGAAATCAAGTCGCGGCATAAGCAAGCCACGCATAACTGCTCCGCGTACATGGTCGGCGAGCGCGACCAGCACCAGAAGGCGTCCGACGACGGCGAGCCGAGCGGCACGGCGGGGAAGCCGATTCTCGAGGTGATCAAACACCGGAAGCTGAAGAACGTCGCCGTCGTCGTCACGCGGTATTTCGGCGGGATCATGCTCGGGGCCGGGGGGCTAGTGCGGGCGTATACGGACGGAGCGGTCGCGGGACTCGAAGCGGCGGGCGTCGTGTATAAAGTTTTGCATACGCCGGTCACGCTGACGTTCGATTATTCGCTCCTCGGGACGGTCGAATACGAGCTTCGCGGACGCGGCATCCGGTTCGGAGACATTGAATACGCGGACAAAGTGACAGTTCGATGCTTGCCGAACGCATCCGAAAGTGCGCGTTTTATCGAATGGATTACCGATTTGACTGCTGGTCAAACACAATTGCAAGTGGATGACTCGGAATACCTGGAACATAGTCAACTTCCATCGAACTCCCTTTAATGCTTTTATGCAAAAAAGTGTTGAAGCATTATACTTCCTTGCGTATAATTATACGAAATAGGGGAGGGATAACGGTGG from Paenibacillus antri includes these protein-coding regions:
- a CDS encoding YigZ family protein, whose translation is MNLPYYRTVRAYGEAEIVIKRSQFIGHAKPVDTEEEAVAFIEEIKSRHKQATHNCSAYMVGERDQHQKASDDGEPSGTAGKPILEVIKHRKLKNVAVVVTRYFGGIMLGAGGLVRAYTDGAVAGLEAAGVVYKVLHTPVTLTFDYSLLGTVEYELRGRGIRFGDIEYADKVTVRCLPNASESARFIEWITDLTAGQTQLQVDDSEYLEHSQLPSNSL